TCTGTACCTTCTTGAATTATATTCAGACATTACCATTAAAATATAAGAACACACAAGAGCAAGATTAAGTCAGTCAtgtttattaaaagaaaaatgcaatTATTGTAAGTAAAtccaaagcaaagaaaagaccaaaacgcttttatgtttgtgttgccCAGTCCTACATGTAACCGACACAATGACATTTTTTCATGCTGATTTATAAATGCAGAGgtgaaaaaaagatttgcaCATCTTGATCAAATGTGAACTTTTGGTCATAAATCCTGGAAAGACTTTGgttgtacttaaaaaattctgattCCTCCTGAAGCAGATTTTATTGACTATTTAATATTGCACTGCATGTTTGGAAGAATAATTCCAAGTTGTAGTTTGGGACTTTTGGatgtgaaggggaaaaaaaaataaagattttgtgGCTGTAGAATTTTCTGCAGtttggtttttcattttcaataatGTAAAACTTCTATGTTGTGTTGTAGAGAACCTTAGTTGCCACAGATGCACTGGAAAATcagtttgaaattaaaataaatgtgattaatccAAACCAAAATGTATTCAAACTCTTTAAATGAACATGTAGCATTTCCTTATTTTAAAACACTCCTTTCCGCACTGGGTAAACACTTTTCTTTGGTTGTTAACTTGCAAGTTAGAGTCTTACTTCTCGGCAGCAGGCACTGACATCTCACAAGTTACCCTTCATGATGCTCACAGGCTGTTTGTCATGAAAAGCATGGGTGCCTTTGGTTTTGTGTGGCAAAACCAAacccaaaaatatatatttaaaataaaattgacaaAAACCCTCAATGTAAGTCTGAATAGGATTTTACATCCCTTATGTAAAGTCTAATAAATCCCCCTGCTACCATGAATCACATGTTAAAATCtgagtttttttcttcatctaTGTGCCAAGGTCACATGCTGACAAAGATTGAATCATCGGTGTGAGACAAACAAATCCCAGATTTCTCGGAGCCAATGAGGATAATTTGTTAATTGATCAAATTCAACTGGCGTGTTGGAGCCCCTGCGTGTCTGTAAAGTATCAGCCTATAAATTATCCTCCTCTGTATATTTCTGATGGCAGAATGGAAACTCCAGCATGTTGGCAAGTCTCACGGAAAAAGTGAACACCTGAGATCAGTGTTACAGCAACTGAACAACAGCACTAACTTATTTGCAACGAATTGTGTTTATCTGATAATGTGGGAAAGTAAAGTGCTGATCTACAAATTATCTCCGTTACAGCTAATGGGTTTGAGTCGTTCACAGATCAGCGGTGAGTCCTGCGCGATGAGGTCACTCTGACGTAGGTTGGCCGACGtgcaagagaaaaaagaaacgcGAATTGCCGCAAGAGGCTTAAAGTCGCTTCCCTGTCGAAAGCTCCAAACAAAGGCGAGTCAATTCACCTAATTGAGAATTCATTTTAATGACGGACTCGGTTTCAACTACCAAACATGGTAGTTAGGCCTGAGTCAACTGGGGATTTGATTCGGTTCGTCAAACTAAGGCTGTTGCTGGTTTGCTAGCTAGCTTAGCCCCCGTTagcttccaggatggacagctGAGCGCTAGCCCGAGCAGGTCGCGCTTCAGATGTAGTGAATTGAGAGTCTCTGGAGAACGACAGAGGGATCGTTTggtgagtgattgtgtgtgtgccttcagCCACCTCCCAGCCGGGTGGACACTGTTAACCCCATGAAGAACTGCGAGTACCAGCAGATCGACCCGCGGGCGCTGGCGGTGTCGCCCTCGTCGGCGCAGAACCACACCGAGAAGAAGGCGCAGCGGCCGCTGAGGAAATGGGAAGTGTTCCCCGGGAAGAACCGCTTCTACTGCGACGGGCGGATCATCCTGGCCAGACAGAGCGGGGTCTTCCCTCTGACACTGGGCCTTATCGTCGTCACCTGTGGCCTTTTCTTCGCATTTGAGTGAGTAGTGCCCTCTCTAACATGGACATGCCCCATGCATTAAGCTCATATCAAGATCGTGACAGGAGTTAATCTCAATTCTTTTTTGCAGTTGCCCGTTCCTGGTGCAGCATCTGACCGTCTTCATACCTGTGATCGCTGCGgtgctttttgtgtttgtggtcgTCTCCCTGCTGAGAACCAGCTTCATAGACCCCGGCATCCTGCCCAGGGCCACTCCGGATGAAGCTGCAGACATAGAGAAGCAGATAGGTAAAAAAGCTGCACCCAGGAATGCATGCTAGCTGTTGGACAGATGGGGTAAAGGAGCTTTGCCATAAGGGGGATCTCTGAGGGTCGAGTTCGTCTTGAAATGCAGAGCAACACCTAAGCAGCTTTACTCTAACTAGCATGGTTCCAATGCACTAAAACCAGACACAACATTCCTTGCGCTTATTTGCCCCTTATGTTAACATCCcatttctctttgtgtgaaCTGTCTGGATCAAACGTGTGAGTCTCTCTGCTTGTGCTTCTCTATTTTAAGATACTTCTGGATCCTCTACATATCGCCCCCCTCCACGAACCAAGGAGATCCTCATCAACCAGCAGGTGGTAAAGCTCAAATACTGCTTCACTTGTAAAATGTTCCGGCCTCCGCGAACCTCCCACTGCAGCCTGTGCGACAACTGTGTGGGTAAGGATGTGTTGCGAAGTTACCACTTATTCTAGCCACTCTAATTAAACGTAACAACTTAACACTAAGCCAAGAGGACCATGCGATGCGTGACCAGCAGGAGGGTTTGTAATAATTTTGCCTCATGCGGTCCACCCTCCTCTGTTGTTGCTCTTAATCTGAGTCCAGAATCTGACATGAAACAGAGAAACTACAAAACAAAGCTCTGGCTGAGATCTCACATCAGTCGTCTACTAAAATTACATTCACAGTGTATTTATAACTTGGGCACCTATTTTCAAAGTGAGCtctaaaaaactatttttcttAAAAGCCTAAAGTAATTTCTTGGCAAGGCAGAGCGGACATTTTAGCTTATATTATCCTTTGTTATAAACAATAATTTTACACTGGTTGTGATTATGACTGATACCAGTCTTACAGATTGAAACATCTGGTGTTATTTCTCGGTTTCCCTGATCTGAATGATTTAATATACAGCCCAGTGTGTTGGATACTTTGCCTTATTATTACTAATATACCTTATAAAATGCTGCCTCTAATCTTTTGTTTGTTCACTTTTTTCCACCCTCAGAACGATTCGATCACCACTGCCCATGGGTTGGGAACTGTGTCGGCAAACGCAATTACCGCTTTTTCTACAGCTTCATCATCTCCCTGTCATTTCTGACATCGTTCATATTTGGCTGTGTCGTCACACACATCACTCTGCGTAAGTATTCACACTCTGTAGAAAGACACTTGTATTCATACGATGATCCTGTTACGTTATCATGGACCATTTTATtgaagtttttcatttttctctccagGTTCTCAAGCAGGGAAAAGCCTTGTTCAAGCCGTTCAGGAGAGCCCTGGCAGATATCCTTTGTACCACATTTTCACTAAATTCTCCTGTTTATTAGATGAAGGACCTCTTAGAATTTGTTTACTGCCAAGATGTAACACAAGTTAAAGTTGACAAGTAATTTTTCACTCCTCATAATAAGCCCAAGCTTAATAGAATCACAGAGTTAGCGTCCAGCAAAGCAGTGCTTTTTACCAGATGGCTCTCCTGTAGTAGGTTTTCTGTCTCACAGCCTTGTGAGATGATGTCAGTGGCGAGACAATTATAGAACCCATGACTACAGTGTTTGGATGAGTTGTTCACAGAGAGGCTGCGGGATCATTTCCTCATCGCGCACATGATAAGCACGACATTCTGTAATCTTGTCT
The DNA window shown above is from Platichthys flesus chromosome 11, fPlaFle2.1, whole genome shotgun sequence and carries:
- the zdhhc18a gene encoding palmitoyltransferase ZDHHC18a isoform X1, which gives rise to MKNCEYQQIDPRALAVSPSSAQNHTEKKAQRPLRKWEVFPGKNRFYCDGRIILARQSGVFPLTLGLIVVTCGLFFAFDCPFLVQHLTVFIPVIAAVLFVFVVVSLLRTSFIDPGILPRATPDEAADIEKQIDTSGSSTYRPPPRTKEILINQQVVKLKYCFTCKMFRPPRTSHCSLCDNCVERFDHHCPWVGNCVGKRNYRFFYSFIISLSFLTSFIFGCVVTHITLRSQAGKSLVQAVQESPGSVVELVICFFSIWSILGLSGFHTYLVASNLTTNEDIKGSWSSKRGAEDSGNPYSYNSIITNCCATLCGPMPPSLIDRRGFLPPEEAISAASASEIELPLFTAKNDAHMCTQSTKDMLDRMVHSSDFHGLCPPGTPKTTPLGLEVSRTPAPPAEPSPSVGCLQQSARQSVATPCPPFSRSSKRDSLHSMNPAFRLASPSPSLSRTSLILGDAPDNGFVLIP
- the zdhhc18a gene encoding palmitoyltransferase ZDHHC18a isoform X2 — encoded protein: MKNCEYQQIDPRALAVSPSSAQNHTEKKAQRPLRKWEVFPGKNRFYCDGRIILARQSGVFPLTLGLIVVTCGLFFAFDCPFLVQHLTVFIPVIAAVLFVFVVVSLLRTSFIDPGILPRATPDEAADIEKQIDTSGSSTYRPPPRTKEILINQQVVKLKYCFTCKMFRPPRTSHCSLCDNCVERFDHHCPWVGNCVGKRNYRFFYSFIISLSFLTSFIFGCVVTHITLRSQAGKSLVQAVQESPGSVVELVICFFSIWSILGLSGFHTYLVASNLTTNEDIKGSWSSKRGAEDSGNPYSYNSIITNCCATLCGPMPPSLIDRRGFLPPEEAISAASASEIELPLFTAKNDAHMEENCQDFSMSCIA